gattgcacttatccgttcgtcgagcttctggcggtactcagccgatactccttccgccgacaatcgctggatattgtaacgcatcgtttgcTGTggtctttcgttcgatacagttgacaaccgtgattatgcttgaacatggttttccggcgaaactgatacggctgattcgtataacgttggacggatcgaaatcaagtgtaagggttgcggatatCGACAttatttgttaccttagatggattaaagcagggtgatgcgctctcgaatctactgttcaatatagtgcTCGCGGGAGCGATGAAGAGTGCTGGTGTGGAAACATGCGGTatgtaccattatcacaagatcacaTATGCTcatgggatttgcggacgatatcgatattatcgggattgatcgtcatgccgtggaagaggcttttgtgccttttaagagggagacagcgagaattgaactcacgatcaataccagcaaatcGAAGTACATGgtagtggtagcgaaatggtgctagaTAGtgtaaaatttgaagtggtagaagaatttgtgtatcttggaacattagtgacgtgcgataatgatgttacccgcgaggtgaaaaggcgtattgcagctgtaaatagggcttattacggacatCGAGACCAGcgtaagtcccgtagtctgtatacgaaaacaaaactcgcgctgtatactactctgatgcttccggtggctttatacggccatgaaacatggacaacaTGGAAAcatgatcggagagctttcggagtgtttgagcgtaaggtgctgcggacaatactcagcGGTAAACAGGAGCACGGCATCTGGCAAGAGTTGAACCAGGTCTaaaaagggctggatattattaatcttattcaacacggcagactacggtgggctggtcacgttgttcgtatgccggaagaacgtcaagcgaagataatatttagtagagaacccggaagaggccgcaggcttcgtggaaggccgcgtacacgatggctttctgcagttgaagaggacctgagggcgctcaacgttcagggcgactggaagcgattagcCCAAGATCAAGTAAGTATGGAACTATACGTAATTAtacgttcaatttgcggtcgtgtctttaatacaaccttctacttttttaacATTCTTTTAGTATGCCCAGTCGTGCATGACACTTTGCGGAGTCGTAATTCtttagtatgaaaatattaggcaaggatgttatcgattatttagtaatctgcgttcgatcatttagtagtttgtcaataactcattacaccggcctaatttcaaaatgtgttgtatggtggacttttagtgcgaaggtttttctacaactctcctcaacaggtcgatgttcaaattccactattaaaggagttacggtgctagtttctatacttatactaagtgataacaaaatatgcaatcatttagtctaagttactgctactagcgctatagctccgttattagtgaaattcaaacaacgaactgttaggcagagttgtagaaaaacctttgcactagatgtccaccatacaacacattttgaaatatagcctctggaatgagttattgacaaactactaaatgatcgaaggcagattactaaatgatcgataacatccttgattagGATTACAATACCCATCGAACTCTTTCAGTAATAGAGatcacttttatttttttttattatgtgcTCCACAATATCCACAAGTCACATTCGTTTCTAAGTTCTTAAAGTGAGTTTTCATGGGCTTTGCAGCTCCCCATTTCACCATGTAAGATAATTTCCATTCAAATTATGCTTTTAATTTATATGGTGCCTGAGAAAATAATAGATCTTCTCCTTTCCCCGTTAGTCTTTACATAATTAGTGTGTGGCCCTTACAACTTTTAAAGTGCTCTAAAAATTGGAACGTCATACACTTATCATGAAATTGGGAAGAAAGTACAGTCTTTGTTTCCGAAGCTTTCCGCATATCATACaagcataaataaaaaatatttaaaactgcAAAGCTGATTTAAAAAATCTTGTGCATAAATCGTAAAAATACAATGAAATACACTCAAACCAGATACGATTAAAGGACATCGCGATTAATAATCCtcagtatatatatatatatatatatatatatatatatatatatatatatatatatatatatatatatatatatatatatatatatatatatatagtatACACCACGCAATTCTCTATATAATAAGCACAACAAATATGAAAATGACAGACGTCTTGGTTCAATCACACCAATAATACTAGGAATCAATTTAATTTTCCGCATATTTAGTGATATGACCCACAAGACAAATGAGCAGCAAATGCATAAAGAACTCTTGACAGCACATACGTAAAGTGTCTACGTCGCCATAAAAAATGTTCATCGCCAGCTGGCCGTGCCCAACCAACCCCCCCTTATACATAAGGACTCTTTTTAACTCgttaatggaaatctgcaaccagacacctggggaggcgaacccaggtagtgtgggaatgggatcaccactcccgacccactaaaaccaactctttcctctccagtcataccccgggcccgcaattaagcaatacttcgggggatgactattgggcattgcgccccctccatgacgtacacaagtgcacgtatgcgcctcaactctccgacactccccatgcaacacatttgcacaagacacactggcaccacatgtgccccaacactcacctgcctatgccgcttgaatcgTAGTcgtagcgagactttcgtgtcccccaCTTCTGAGGTGCcacagaggtatctgccccccgacactcctgccaggccttaCTAGACTttagtcattctaacactaccgaccatgcgtaccatgcgagtcttacttgtgtgctcacccatacactcggtccctcactctgtgggggtattacgagtaatacccccaactcccattcgcttgcaccacatgtgcaccacttgggggtgtgtgggtaccacccactgccacccgcttgccgccgaagcagccctcactctgtggaacctccacaggctccgttaacgacctggctaattgtttcacccccaggtcattcatcccctcggcacgggtcgcctgacaccttgggattcggggttagggacgccatattgtcagcttcagtgttgtactgaGCCTGACGATAtggccggatttacaccgttacacaCTACTTCCAAGTATCCATATCCCGTTACGTTGGGTTAGATcgggactctagttacgcctatgtgTACGACCCCACTGAATATTAACACATTTGGTTAGGAGTTACTAAATCAAGGTGGGTGGCTGTCATCAACCACAGTACCTATTGTAAGAGATTGCTTTCACCATATTTTTACTTGTTAAATTATTTAACTTGGCTTCGAAACCTCGCAggcaataactgtggaagtgctgaatgaacactaagcggtGAGACGACAATATCCCAGAGGGGGAAGTTATTCTAATAAGAAGAATTCCGGGAAAATTCATACTGTTCAAGAAGGAATCATTAACTTCTATTCCTTTTTCCGGGAAACACCTTTGAAAGAATAATATACTTggttgccttattccgggccaATCCGTAAAAAGAAAAATCAATTGATGTGCCTGGTTGTAGATAAACGCGTGCATAGCACTATAAAATTATATACTCATTTGCCTTCTTCCAGGAAAATGCGATTTTCAAAAGAAGCAACCATCTTAGCTTATTACGGCAAATGTGTGGGTTCCGATTTGTTTCCTTAATCAAGGCATGCTTCAAAATATGACGCTATGTTCACTCTTTCTGTTTGAgtcattatgccaaaagacccatCATATTTGAATCTTGTTTTAGACAATTGGTCGGAGTTCAGCCAAAAcggccaaaacgcaccaagcgccaacgaaacatttttttgctaaaactttcgtttagcagatttaattaatcgcaaatcgtatcggatatccctcaaccccataactgaggatatcctactgcaaatgtacggTTAAATTGAAGTTAAACTATTTCCGTTgcccttgtacgaacaaaataacacaagtcagtcgaaaagccgtttggtgcggtttggctgaaccccgaccaattatTATGCTAAATTATAGGATTGGGCTTGCTCATGTACAATTATTGTATTCTAGGGTCTAGCGATGATGTTTCATAATAAGAGAATGAAGTAATTTTCATCTATAAATATGCTATTCTCTGGGGTTTAGTTTTCTGGAATGGAATTCTGGAGAATGTAATGCTTGTAATTAAAGCTGTTTTAAACCAATGGACCCGTACGGATGTCATCGGCGAAAAAACTTCGTGTCTTCAGCATTGCTGAACACAATCTTAAGAGATGATCTTTTACCGAATATATTTTTACGAACAATTGTTTATCGTATAAAAATGCAATTTGTAACAAAACGACTATTAGTCCGGTTCGCTGGTAGATGCTACTACCATTAGAGCGCATCGTGAACTGCTTGTACCAACACACTCATACTTTCAACAGGAGTCTGAGGAGTGATTCCATGACCTAGATTGGCGATGTACCTATGCTTGCCAAACTTCCTTACCATAGTCAACACCAGTTCTCGCAGTTCCTCAGGTGTTTTGTACATATCCTGAGGATCCAGATTGCCCTGCAGTGTCACATTAGGTCCCACCAGCTTCCGTGCTTCCTCTGGATCAATCGTCCAATCCAATCCGATAACGTCGTAGCCGATTTGAGATTGTTCCGTTAAAGAGTGCATAGCACCCTTAGAAAATAACGTCATGGGAACTGGAGTGATGCCCTCATCAGCGAATTTCTGGTGCAAATCGTCCCGAATCCGTTTCAAATGGGGCAAGGCAACGGCCAAGTATTGTTCCTTGGACAGATGTTCGGCACTTGATTCGAATACTTGAACTATTTGTGCACCCGCTTTTACTTGCATTAGCAAGTAATCTACAATCTGGTCGGTTAGCAAATTAAGAAGCTTATTACTTGCCTCCGGGTAGTCAGAAAGCCACGCTTTTGCTTTAGACATTGTTTTGCTGCCACCCCCTTCGATCATGTAGCCCATCAAGGTCCAAGGTGCTCCTGTGAAGCCATACAACGGTACTTTCCCATCTAGCATGTGCCGCATCATGGTAATGGCATCACCGACATACTTCAGCCTATCGATAGATCCTGTTGTGTTGAGTCGCTCCAAATCATCGGGGGTGACCAATGGTTGTGGTAGAACCGGTCCAACACCTTTGTGCATCTCCACTGCTATTCCGAGAGCTTGGGGAATGACGAGAATGTCCGAGAATATTATGGACGCATCCAGATCAAACCGCCGTAGCGGTTGCATAGTGACCTCACAAGCCAACTCAGGGGTTCGGCACACTTCGAAGAAGTCATGCTTGgctcgaacctcttgaaattcGGGCAAGTAGCGACCAGCTTGGCGCATCACCCATACGGGAACCCGATCTACCGGTTCTCCACGAGCCGCTCGAAGTAGGTTATCATTCTTTAATGGtgggaagtcctgaaataaaagaacaaaaaattaccaaaaaaaatctgcagCAAATTACAAATAACATTATAGATGGATGGTTCAGGCAGTTACATAGAAATAGGCATCCGTAGCACAATATCTAAAAGTGGTTGATCGCATGCTTGCCGAGTTGTGTAGGATTAATACTGAGATGTCTATTCAACTATTGCTATCAATTAAGTTACAAAATCGGAGACAACTCGACTTGAAGTACGGTATCTTAGAGCAGATTCCTAAAAAGTGGAATTAACGGGTTTACTATAGAAACTCTGTGCATGAAAAAAAACTATGCCGTTATCTAGTTCTGTGGTGTGGCTATGTCATCTATGTAGGTAAATGACATTGCATTTTCGAAGACATGTAATCTCTCTGAGGTGTGATATAGCTTTGTACAGGCCCAACAATAACCACTATTCTAAGAACTTACACCAGAAACTTTTGACAATACTGCACTAGGATTTGGTGACACCGGAAGCAAAGGAACGGCCCCACCGTCAAGTACTACCGACGTTGATAACGACGATATTGAGGAAGAGCAAAAAAACAAGAGCAACGTCAGAAACACTAAAGTGCAAAACATTCCTACCACGATTGTAAAGCGGTTCAGTGCAATTAACATAATGTGCAATTAAGAGAAATGTCACGTAACAGACAGCAGCTAAACCAAACCAAACTGCAAAATCGAGAAACACTATTTTACGCTATTTACTGAGGAAAATAATCACACCTTGTTGGCGACCATCGCAACGTTACTCCCGTGAGTGGCGAGCAAATTAACAGATAAATACGTGGACCAAGAGGTTAAAGATGATGTCCTTTGCACCGATTTGATTGTAGGTACGAAATTGATTTGGAATGAACCAAAAGCGCACTCTCTGCTATCACCAAAAGCAAAATAATGTCGATGTCCGATCGCCGTCGAAAAGAGACTTCACCTGCGGAGAACCACCACAAAAAACGAACTGTCATGTCGTCCGCGGCGGGTCGGGTGTTATCAGGGATGCcagagaatattttcaaatgtcttcactgTCGTTTAaatatgtcttcaaatgtcttcaatataaaaattttgattattagcaagaaattttaaaatccaataggtttgtaGATTCAATCATGTCCTCGTTTTATAGATGTAgaatattgtttatttttttaaacattcaaattgatagaattcaagagaatattctataaaattttcacgagataGTGTATAAAGAGTTTCCCCTGGGTTTTATACTGAGTCTGGTTTAAATTCCAccggattttttaactgaattttcatgtggaattctttcaaatttatttttaaggaaTACCCTGTAAGGTTTCAAAATTTACCGTAAAATACTTGAGAAACATTCAGAcaaaatttcccgaagaattcctgttggaacacccagaggatttactgaagaaacttctggagaaatttctgaaggaacttccggaggaattgctggaggattttcagaaggaattcttggagaggcttaagaaggaattcctatagaaacttcgggatgaattccgaagggattttctggagaaatttgtgaacgatattcctgaggaattactgaaggaatatccggtggaatccctgaaggaatttctagagaaacttccggagcaattcttggaagtagttctggatgaattcttggagaagcttcttGAGATATAGCTGCAGAAACTTCCAAAAGAAACcctggaggaaataccagaGAAATTCCGTAGTGTACTTCTGTAGGCATTCTCGGGGGATCTTTCAGCAACACtcttggagaatcttccagacgaattcctggagaaacttccaaaggaatttctggggaaacttccggagggatcacTGAAGGAGCTTAAgcgggaatttttgaaaattctgggggtactttcggaagaatttctggaataactttcggaggaattcctgaaagaactgctggagaaattcgtggaggaactaccggagtagtaaaggaggatcttccgaaggaattcttggatgttcTTTCGCTGAAATTCTCGGACGACCTTACGGAGTAGCTCctagaagaaattccaaaggtaTTCCTAGAGGATTTATCGGAGAGATTcctgaaacttccggacaaattcgTGTAGGAAAtttgggaggaatttcagaaacaatactagaacgattttttggagaaattcataaaggaattctcagataaaatactggaagaatgtccaaagatatttcttgaagaatttccaaaggaattcaaggaagaatatAGCGAATAATTGGAGTATTTCCATTATTTCTTTTTAacggaaattattataaatttccacTATAATTTTacctgaattttcaatttcaattctcttaaATTTAGAAAAGAAATTCCTCATAGGAAATTCTCCTTATaaaattcacgaaaaattctttgaaattttaacTAAGAACTCTTTTAaaaatccacgggaaattcaaataGCTTCCCGGCGAATATTTAGAGGAATGTGGAATGATGGTATGCATATGCCATTTagaataaatttagaaaaaaaaaacttgttctagctcaacggttgaatagattaaatctaGTCATAGAAGAATTTAGTCTATGTTTGCCGCAAATTAGATaggtcattgcgttccgaaaTGATCGGAATACCTTTTCAAAGACGCCGccaaaaaaattcaaacgaatGTTACCATCGGGAATTTTTTCACAAGCGCACAGCTCAAATTTAGGTGTGTATGAggtctaaaatgcgttgcagttatcaaccGGCTAGAGTGAATgtattttatgtttgagattctaagttcgagacaaagactattataacttttgtaatacactggattttgtttttacgcgatttatattttctcaattttccactcatcctaaatgtttaacgtatattaattatcatgtgatttttctttgatttattctggattttttgaaacatgttgcgaagagtttggtggcaaattgaagtcacacgatcaaaaaatacgagcgaaaaaaatcgtgtaaaaacaaaatcctgtgtatttatATACCTAGTTTACATAGAggtcgcagaatttataagcTTATAAGTAAGTAATGGGGccttctttagccgtgcggtaagacgcgcggctacaaagcaagaccatgttgagggtggctgggttcgatccccggtgccggtctaggcaattttcggattggaaattgtctcgacttccctgggcataaaagtatcatcgtgctagcctcatgatatacgaatgcaaaaatggtaacctggctaagaaacctcgcagttaaaaactgtggaagtgcttaatgaacactaagctgcgaggctgctctgtcccagtgcggggatgtaatgccaagaagaagaagaagaagtaagtaatgaaattatattttctattcgctggcttattgattgtcttcaagtgtcttcaaataagtagggataagtcttcaaatattttgaaaagtcttcaaaatgtcttcacgaaataaatgtcttcacagaaattcaaatgtcttcaaattgaagacatgtcttcaaatctggcatctctgggtGTTATTTTATTAGTTCTCGcttaacatttaaaaagggccTTAGACACGTTgtgtattgtcagattttctggatatgatacactgcgcggcgtttgtaatgttccccaatgggtacttgcacaaaacttcacgcggcgaatgactgtcgaaatgtacggccgcgccaaacgatacaccgcaatgctattcacccgtaagaatcaagtaaacggggggcggaaagcgcggcggtacctttcccgaagggtacgccgcgtgcaattttaagaaaatcaggcaatacccAAACGAAAATAGTATTTACATGTTTTTACATATATAACTAAATCAATCGAATATGCGCAACATTtcatatactgccgctaaccgcaagtcagacttatctgtatatggcgcccatatacagataatTCTGACttacggttagcggcagtataagtGGTAGCTGTGATGAAAtcgatttgtttattttttatataaaggCTCTTACCAGTTATTAGGCGAGAATTTGACATTTCTGTCGGATACAAACACGCGAAGCAcgagagaaaacaaaaaaaacaaagacTGTTCGGGTACGGGCTATTCACAAATTACGTTACCCGTTACCACACAAAGGACCACACCCTCGTAATAACCTGGCTGCattgttaaatattttttaatagcaCTTGATATGAAAGAGCATGTTGCTGTAAAATTGAATTCACATTGaagttaatatttaatatttaatattcaatatttattatttaatatttaatatttaatatttatatttaatatttattattcaatatttaagatttaatatttattatttaattttcaatattaaatatttaatattcaatatttaatatttaatatttaatatttagtatttaatcacagacaaacagacaacacattgaacattcactcatcaaattcatcgtcattcaaacactaacgacacagacaagcagacataacacattgaacatttactcatcaaatacaTCGTCGTtcgaacactaacgacatcagttgatttcagttagttgggcaaatcacgaatcagatggcggtagtgaacaaacgtcaaactcgagtaaaaacgatgcgcgcgccacgagtgagcgattggccaactaatgattatttgaattgaccagtaaatcagtaaacgatggaaatttgacgagtgttatgtctgtttgtctgtgatttaatatttaatatttaatatttaatatttaatatttaatatttaatatttaatattcaatatttaatatttaatatttaatatttaatatttaatatttaatatttaatattaaatattaaatattaaatattaaatattaaatattaaatattaaatattaaatattaaatattaaatattaaatattaaatattaaatattaaatattaaatattaaatattaaatatttaatattcaatatttaatatttaatatttaaatggCTCAAGGctcatcggcgagtatgcgtgtgctcccgttGAAGTTGAGAGTTTTGCAATTCTCGCCGATGGTTTCGGTCCGTACTCTATTCGTTGcgtatattttattaaaagctggcttgcagggcctgacaccaaatcccctaaatttccggggaaccattcctccttattcccggtggacgaTGGTGCAAAGTTTTACTttgagtccctcgctggcactcggacgatgaccagccgcccctaacatggagaacagacgctgttgtgagccgctcctaacatggagaacagacgatcagtaagatttgcacctccagagaggagcaaccccccccccccttccctgtcaacatacgaccatagtttccgttggttacccgatcttcccttaggttgctcgtatcccggccggCGCCACGATGAGGTAGGTATAGGAGTTGCTATCAAAGAAATCGATTGGCACGTAGAAAACATATCGATTTCTCTTTAATCGATCAATTGCAAAAATCAGGCATCCCTACTCGGGGTGGTACTGCAAATGCCGaatgccattaggccgaaagggtcatttcgtCGAACGCGTTTTAGCCGAATACCGTTTGGCAGAATAGCAGAAATTTGATTCCTTATTcttaagtgaagtgagaagtgagatttttttattttacattaaGTTCAAAATAGTTTAGTGAATAGCaaaaagtgagaactgagaagtgagatattcgAAGTGAGTACCGactagtaagaagtgagtattgAAAAATGCAAGCGAGAACTGAATATTGAGAGGTGtgtagtaacaagtgagaagCGGAAGGGAGAAATTAGAAATGAAGAGcgagttgtgagaagtgagatgtgattgttgaaaatgagaagtaagaggtagaagtgagaagtaggagagagaagtgagaaaacaaAAGAAATAGGGGAAAAGTAATAGCCGCTATTTGGGAAGTGAGATGCGAGATGctatgaagtgagaaataacCCGGCCCAAGCAGTGAGAAATACATAGGACAGGAAGAAAAAGGTAAGAATAGCATAGAAAGAATAAGAATTaatcaagaaggaagaaagaagaaggaagaagaaaagagaaagaataataaagaaggaagataaggaagaaggaagaacaaggaagacgaaagaaagaataagaatgcaggaaaaagtaagaaggaaatgTATAATGTAGAAATtataacgaagaaggaagaggcagacaaaataatgaagaaaaaagaagaagaaaaggtaATTGTAGCAAAAGAAGGGAAGAAGggaattaaataataaatattaaatattaaatattaaatattaaatattaaatattaaatattaaatattaaataataaaggAAGATGAAAAGAGAAAgaataataaagaaggaagataaggaagaatgaagaataaggaagacgaaagaaagaataagaatgcaggaaaaagtaagaaggaaattTATAAGGTAGAAATtataacgaagaaggaagaggcagacaaaataatgaagaaaaaagaagaagaaacggTAAATGTAGTAAAggaagaaaattaaatattaaatattaaatattaaatattaaatattaaacaataaatattaaatataaaatataaaatattacatattaaatattaaatattaaatataaaatattaaatattgaatattaaatattaaatattaaatattaaatattaaatattaaatattaaatattaaatattaaatattaaatattaaatattaaatattaaatattaaatattaaatattaaatattaaataataaatattaaatataatatattaagtatcaaatattaaatattaaatattaaatgttaaatattaaattttaaatattaaatattaaatattaaatattaaatattaaatattaaatattaaat
The nucleotide sequence above comes from Armigeres subalbatus isolate Guangzhou_Male chromosome 3, GZ_Asu_2, whole genome shotgun sequence. Encoded proteins:
- the LOC134223905 gene encoding uroporphyrinogen decarboxylase isoform X1 produces the protein MLIALNRFTIVVGMFCTLVFLTLLLFFCSSSISSLSTSVVLDGGAVPLLPVSPNPSAVLSKVSGDFPPLKNDNLLRAARGEPVDRVPVWVMRQAGRYLPEFQEVRAKHDFFEVCRTPELACEVTMQPLRRFDLDASIIFSDILVIPQALGIAVEMHKGVGPVLPQPLVTPDDLERLNTTGSIDRLKYVGDAITMMRHMLDGKVPLYGFTGAPWTLMGYMIEGGGSKTMSKAKAWLSDYPEASNKLLNLLTDQIVDYLLMQVKAGAQIVQVFESSAEHLSKEQYLAVALPHLKRIRDDLHQKFADEGITPVPMTLFSKGAMHSLTEQSQIGYDVIGLDWTIDPEEARKLVGPNVTLQGNLDPQDMYKTPEELRELVLTMVRKFGKHRYIANLGHGITPQTPVESMSVLVQAVHDAL
- the LOC134223905 gene encoding uroporphyrinogen decarboxylase isoform X2 is translated as MVANKDFPPLKNDNLLRAARGEPVDRVPVWVMRQAGRYLPEFQEVRAKHDFFEVCRTPELACEVTMQPLRRFDLDASIIFSDILVIPQALGIAVEMHKGVGPVLPQPLVTPDDLERLNTTGSIDRLKYVGDAITMMRHMLDGKVPLYGFTGAPWTLMGYMIEGGGSKTMSKAKAWLSDYPEASNKLLNLLTDQIVDYLLMQVKAGAQIVQVFESSAEHLSKEQYLAVALPHLKRIRDDLHQKFADEGITPVPMTLFSKGAMHSLTEQSQIGYDVIGLDWTIDPEEARKLVGPNVTLQGNLDPQDMYKTPEELRELVLTMVRKFGKHRYIANLGHGITPQTPVESMSVLVQAVHDAL